The DNA region TCGAAAACAAAGCCTCCGGCCTCGTCGCCGCCGGTGCCATTGTCCCGTTCACCATGGGCGCACTGAGTTCCTGGATACTCAACTCCGGTGACTCGACCGCCACCGCCACCCGCAACTTCGCCGACTCCGGCCTCGCCATGATGCACCTCGGTGCCGCCGACCTCTCCTGGCTCCTCAACATCCTCACCGTCCCCTTCGGCCTCGCCGTCTTCGCCGTCGTCTGGATGGCCTCGCACGCCATCAACGTCCTCATCCTCCTCAGCCCCTGGGGCGCGATCGATGCCGTCCTGAAAGCCGCCCGCACCGCCGTCCTCGGCCTCCTCACGATCACCGCCACGCTCGATCCAAAAATCGCCGCCATCGGCTCCCTCATCGTGATCGTCATCGCCTGGCTCATCGCCGGCTGGGCCTTCCGCCTCACCATCTTCGGCTCACTCTTCTGCTGGGACTTTTTCACCCTCCGCAAAAAACGCTTCACGCCGCAGCCCACGACCAACCGCCTCTTCAGCGGCGGCGCCCTCAAAGGCGTCCCCATCCGCACCTACGGCAACCTCCTCAACCAGCCCGAAAACGGCCGCCTCATCTTCACCTACAAACCCTGGCTCGTCCTCCCCCAACGCACCGCCGAGGTCACCCTCACCGCGCCCTACGTCGCCAAAGGCCTCTTCTTTTCGAGCATCTCCGACGGCGCCTACACGCTCTTCCTCTTGCCGCCGCGCTACCGCGACCACGAGGAAGAGATCGCAAAGATCTACAAACTCGAAGGCGGCGTCAAAGACGCCGGCCTTCTCAAAGCCTGGGCCTCCCTCCGCGAACTCTTCGGCGGCAGCGCCACCAAAGCCCAGATCGTGTGACTTCGGGAAAATTCGGTGACAATCGCTAGAGCAATTGCGCAACCAACCCAGCACTGCATTCACATCAATTGAGCGGGAAAAATGAGTGCCTACTTCATCAAGCTAGCGCCAAAGAAAATCTCTTCGGCGCTCGAAGCTTGGTCGTGGCTTCTTGTCGCTGAAAAAAAGCTTATTCTCGTAACCGCGTTTGCTGATGTCTTCTTTGAGTCCGCCGATGGCATTTGGTTTCTCGATACCCTTGAGGGCGATTTGAAGCATGTGTGTCAGTCGAGCGAGGATTTGGACGCCATCCTCTCCTCTGATGAAGGAAAAGATCATTACCTCCTGTCTGGCTTTGTTGATCGGGCCATTCGTGAGGGCAGAATTCTAGGCGAGGAGGAGTGCTACGATTTTCGTCTTCATCCAGTCGTCGGTGGTGCAATCGATTATTCCAACATTGAGAAAATTAGCGCTGTGGTGGCGCTTCACATCCGGGGCCAGCTCCACGAGCAAGTTCGGCATCTAGAACCCGGAACGAAAATTTCTAACTTCGTTTTTGAGCCCGTAAAAACTCCTAAGCCGTGGTGGAAATTATGGTAGGCATATCTCCACAAACCCAACCCAACCCTGCCCCGCAGAAATCTCCGACTTCCCTTCCGCCCATGACGCCCAATCAGAAAACTCTTCAGGCGCTGAGATAGAGAAAGTGCCTGGCCTCAATGCTCGCGGCCTCCCCTCCGAAATCCTGTTAATCCCGTTAATCCTGTCCAAAATTCCGACGCCTTCGCGTTCAGCTTCGTCTCCCCGGGCCGCACCCTCCCGCCAATCCTCGCTTCCTACTAAACGCGGCGAACTACCAACGCTCAATGCCCGCACGCCTCACCCGCCGCGTGCGCATGCGCCTTCCGCTTGTGAATCGTCAGCCCGTTCCCATCCGGATCACACACCACCGCCAGCCGGCACACCGGACTGTCGATCGGCTCCAGCGTAAATTTCGCCCCGGCCTTCTTAAGCACCGCGATCGCCGCATCGAAATCCTCCACCTCCAGCGCCACCGACGGCCCCTCACTCGACGGCTTCCACCCCTCCATGCAACCGAGCGCCAGCGTCGCCGCACCCACTTCGTACTCCGTCCAGGTTTCGCCCCACACATTCGCCGGCTTTAAGCCCAGCGCCCCTTCATAAAACGCCCGCGCGCGGGCCATGTCTTTGACGGGATATCCGGTAAACGCGATTTCAAGGACTTTGATCATGATAAGAGGGAGTTGAGGATTAAGTTTCGTGCGGCTCACGGAAACTCGTTGAGCCGTTCGCCCACACTCTGCCACGCCCCGCTGACAACCCTATGTCAGGAAACTTCTGCCGTCATCCAAGGTCAGCCCTGCTCCGCGCCTCAGGCTTCCGCCGGATAAATTAATCCGCAGCTCGACAGCTCAACTGTGCGCGCCGAAAAAGTCCTTTTCATGCTCCGCCCGTTCCGCCCATTCCTTCTGCTCATTTTCATGACGACTCTCGCCGCAGCCTCCACGACCGACTCCACCCGCCTTGTCTACTTTGGCACCTACACCAAAAAAGAAAGCAAAGGCCTCTACGCCGCCCGCTTCGACACCGCCACCGGCACCTTCACGCCCGCCACCCTCGTCGCTCCCGCCGGCAATCCCACCTTCATCGCCCTCCATCCGCGCCTCCCGATCCTCTACGCACTCCACGACCTCAAAAACGACCAGGGCGGCAACGACGGCGCCGTCACCGCCTACATGATCGATCCCGCCACCGGCGCCCTCACGGTCCTCAACTCCCGCCCCGCCGGCGGCCCGCCGCTCTGCTACATCCACGCCGACCCTGCCGGCCGCGCTCTCCTCATCTCCAGCTACCACGGCGGCTACGTCGCTTCGTATCCGCTTCTTGCCGAC from Nibricoccus aquaticus includes:
- a CDS encoding T6SS immunity protein Tdi1 domain-containing protein, which codes for MSAYFIKLAPKKISSALEAWSWLLVAEKKLILVTAFADVFFESADGIWFLDTLEGDLKHVCQSSEDLDAILSSDEGKDHYLLSGFVDRAIREGRILGEEECYDFRLHPVVGGAIDYSNIEKISAVVALHIRGQLHEQVRHLEPGTKISNFVFEPVKTPKPWWKLW
- a CDS encoding VOC family protein yields the protein MIKVLEIAFTGYPVKDMARARAFYEGALGLKPANVWGETWTEYEVGAATLALGCMEGWKPSSEGPSVALEVEDFDAAIAVLKKAGAKFTLEPIDSPVCRLAVVCDPDGNGLTIHKRKAHAHAAGEACGH